A section of the Platichthys flesus chromosome 22, fPlaFle2.1, whole genome shotgun sequence genome encodes:
- the LOC133933555 gene encoding histone H2B-like, with the protein MPEVAKPAPKKGSKKAVAKAPGKGGKKRRKSRKESYAIYVYKVLKQVHPDTGISSKAMGIMNSFVSDIFERIAGEASRLAHYNKRSTITSREIQTAVRLLLPGELAKHAVSEGTKAVTKYTSSK; encoded by the coding sequence ATGCCTGAAGTAGCGAAGCCCGCGCCCAAGAAGGGCTCCAAGAAAGCGGTGGCGAAGGCCCCCGGTAAgggcggaaagaagaggagaaagtccaggaaggagagctacgccatctacgtgtacaaggtgctgaagcaggtccaccccgacactgggatctcctccaaggccatgggcatcatgaactccttcgtgagcgacatcttcgagcgcatcgccggtgaggcctctcgtctggctcattacaacaagcgctccaccatcacctccagggagattcagaccgccgtccgcctgctgctgcccggggagCTGGCTAAACACGCCGTGTCTGAGGGCACCAAGGCCGTGACCAAGTACACCAGCTCCAAGTAA
- the LOC133933193 gene encoding histone H3-like produces the protein MAEEKWEASGRSHPNLCRTKQTARKSTGGKAPRKQLATKAARKSAPATGGVKKPHRYRPGTVALREIRRYQKSTELLIRKLPFQRLVREIAQDFKTDLRFQSSAVMALQEASEAYLVGLFEDTNLCAIHAKRVTIMPKDIQLARRIRGERA, from the exons ATGGCTGAAGAAAAATGGGAAGCGAGCGGCCGGTCTCACCCCAATTTATGCAG AACCAAGCAGACCGCCCGTAAATCCACCGGAGGCAAAgcccccaggaagcagctggccaccaaggctgcgcgtaagagcgccccggccaccggcggcgtgaagaagcctcaccgttacaggcccggtaccgtggctctgagagagatccgtcgctaccagaaatcgacggagctgctgatccgcaagctgcccttccagcgcctggtgagagaaatcgctcaggacttcaagaccgacctgcgcttccagagctccgctgtcatggctctgcaggaggccagcgaggcctacctggtcggcctgtttgaggacaccaacctgtgcgccatccacgccaagagggttaccatcatgcccaaggacatccagctggcccgccgcatccgcggagagagagcttaa
- the LOC133933525 gene encoding histone H2A-like, translating to MSGRGKTGGKARAKAKTRSSRAGLQFPVGRVHRLLRKGNYAHRVGAGAPVYLAAVLEYLTAEILELAGNAARDNKKSRIIPRHLQLAVRNDEELNKLLGGVTIAQGGVLPNIQAVLLPKKTEKAPKSK from the coding sequence ATGTCAGGCAGAGGCAAAACCGGCGGAAAGGCCAGAGCGAAGGCAAAGACTCGCTCTTCCCGCGCtgggctccagttccccgtcggtcgtgttcacagactgctgcgtaaaggcaactacgcacatcgcgttggtgccggcgcccccgtctacctggcggctgtgctggagtacctcaccgctgagatcctggagctggctggaaacgccgcccgcgacaacaagaagagccgtatcatcccccgccacctgcagctggccgtccgcaacgacgaggagctcaacaaactcctgggcggagtgaccatcgctcagggcggcgtgctgcccaacatccaggctgttcttctgcccaagaagaccgagaaggcccccaagtccaagtaa